In Hyperolius riggenbachi isolate aHypRig1 chromosome 10, aHypRig1.pri, whole genome shotgun sequence, a genomic segment contains:
- the LOC137535516 gene encoding zinc finger protein 432-like, whose product MTTSASMEEDWSHMTKRLLNLILEVYTLLTGEEYLMSRNASGKSLPASSSLHRPTLIPVSPHYCLMPFSMRPERRKKKKILKVTRKMIELLMGEVPIRCQDVAVYFSMEEWQYIEEHQDLYKDAMMENHQNFSNVTMEEKKNHLNETILDITLQIINLLTGESFPPVKSGDHVTITVPPPHSPVSEALNKQKILEVIRKMMELLTGEVPVRCQDVSIYFSMEEWQYIEEHQDLYKDAMMENQPPLTSPARSPSIRNLSETRLSVSTDCTTDDVTPDCPEENPITPNTFPRSSPPPGSGGAHSGKPGGEGFICSECGKCYMYKTSLQRHARTHAGERPFSAAESETTFTPHRREISYKADKYHYCPECGNQFQNKDQLVEHQKTRAAKKPYTCPECGKWFENECNLSSHQRCHNSKKPYSCSECGKSFEEKAHLAMHLRFHTREKPYACSECGKCYGQKSHLVLHQKSHMVYGPFSCSECGKHFVEKGQFILHQASHSGKKILSCSECGKSFTCKSVLYQHKKSHTEEKAFLCSECGKYFKYKAQLTVHKRTHTGETPYACSECGQSFLYSAELTRHLMYHTGEKSYTCPECGKGFINNIYLTIHMRNHTDERPFSCSECGKCFKQKPHLVVHLRSHTGEKPYACPECGKCFSQKPHLRVHQRCHTGEKPYACLECGKRFANKTYLTTHQRIHTGEKPYSCAECGKCFSQHPELVLHRRKYHTGEKPYSCHECGKLFAAKSELVRHQKSKH is encoded by the exons atgaccacatccgCAAGCATGGAGGAGGACTGGAGTCACATGACCAAGAGGTTACTGAACCTCATCCTGGAGGTCTATactctgctgactggagag GAATATTTAATGTCTCGAAATGCATCTGGTAAGTCATTACCAGCCAGCAGCTCTCTACATAGACCGACACTCATCCCGGTGTCCCCTCATTACTGCCTGATGCCATTTTCCATGAGACCagagagaaggaagaagaagaagatcctgAAAGTCACCAGGAAGATGATAGAGCTGCTgatgggagag gttcctataaggtgtcaggatgtcgccgtctatttctccatggaggagtggcagtatatagaagaacatcaggacctctacaaggacgccatgatggagaatcaccAGAACTTCAGTAATGTCAcaatggaggagaaaaaaaatcacttgaaTGAGACAATTTTGGACATCACCCTGCAGATCATCAACCTtttgaccggagag AGTTTTCCTCCAGTaaagtctggtgatcatgtgaccatcacggtgcccccacctcactcccCGGTATCTGAGGCACTCAACAAGCAAAAGATTCTGGAAGTCATCAgaaagatgatggagctgctgacaggagag GTTCCTGTAAGGTGTCAGGATGTCAgcatctatttctccatggaggagtggcagtatatagaagaacaccaggacctctacaaggacgccatgatggagaatcagccgcccctcacatcaccgg cgcggagtcccagcatcaggaacctctcagagactcgtctctctgtatccacagactgtacaacggatgatgtcaCACCAGATTGTCCAGAAGAGAACCCCATCACCCCAAATACCTTCCCAAGATCTTCCCCTCCCCCCGGCTCTGGAGGGGCCCATTCTGGAAAACCAGGGGGGGAGGGATTCATctgctctgagtgtgggaaatgctacaTGTACAAAACTAGTCTTCAGAGACACGCAAGAACTCACGCTGGAGAGAGGCCATTTTCAGCTGCTGAGTCTGAGACAACTTTTACCCCACACAGGCGTGAAATATCTTACAAGGCCGATAAGTACCATTATTGTCCTGAGTGTGGAAACCAGTTCCAAAATAAAGATCAGCTTGTCGAACATCAGAAAACTCGAGCAGCCAAGAAGCCCTATacttgtcctgagtgtgggaaatggtttgagaATGAATGTAACCTCTCTTCACACCAAAGATGTCACAATAGTAAGAAGCCCTATTCCtgttccgagtgtgggaaatcttttgaGGAGAAAGCTCACCTTGCCATGCATCTGAGGTTTCATACAAGAGAAAAGCCTTATgcctgttctgagtgtgggaaatgctatggacagaaatcacatcttgtgtTACATCAGAAGTCACACATGGTGTATGGTCCTTTttcctgttctgagtgtgggaaacattTTGTAGAAAAAGGACAGTTCATCTTACATCAGGCATCTCACAGTGGAAAGAAGATactttcttgttctgagtgtgggaaaagtttcacTTGTAAATCAGTGTTGTATCAACATAAGAAATCTCATACTGAAGAAAAGGCATTTCTgtgctctgagtgtgggaaatattttaaatataaAGCACAACTCACTGTACATAAGAGGACACACACTGGAGAGACACCGTatgcatgttctgagtgtgggcaaTCTTTTCTATACTCAGCAGAACTTACTAGACATCTGATGTATCACACTGGGGAAAAGTCCTATacttgtcctgagtgtgggaaaggctttataaataatatatatctaACCATACATATGAGAAACCACACTGACGAGAGACCATTTTCATGTtccgaatgtgggaaatgttttaagcaGAAACCACACCTCGTTGTGCATCTGAGatctcacaccggtgagaagccatatgcgtgtccagagtgtgggaaatgtttttcacagAAACCACACCTTCGGGTACATCAGAGGTGTCACACAGGCGAGAAGCCATACGCTTGTCTGGAGTGCGGGAAACGATTTGCAAATAAAACGTATCTTACAACACATCAGAGAATTCATACAGGCGAGAAGCCatattcctgtgctgagtgtgggaaatgttttagtcaACATCCAGAGCTGGTTTTACATCGTCGCAAATATCATACAGGAGAGAAGCCATATTCCTGccatgagtgtgggaaattatttGCAGCTAAATCAGAACTTGTGAGACATCAGAAAAGCAAACATTAA